Proteins encoded in a region of the Bacteroidota bacterium genome:
- a CDS encoding T9SS type A sorting domain-containing protein, whose translation MFFCFGITEYYYKNAATNTLQYLGYYSTANEVHISNAQNVLVAPFAYGNSSSNAAVTGTGFSGSTISGTVSVVADAHGTITVGGITTTNVLRVRTEYAIVEDFGGGLSETISFVKYAWYKQGLRAPYMQIMNYDATGDIATISQKFTLVANVTVGVDELSKPTLSFSVFPNPVGDTAEIDITIDQNADMAIRLMDIAGKVVMTEKTYYTKGTHHLSMDVSNLPKGIYILSIKGGATVREEQIVIAE comes from the coding sequence ATGTTCTTCTGTTTTGGAATCACTGAATATTATTATAAAAATGCTGCTACTAATACGCTTCAGTATCTTGGATATTATAGTACAGCAAATGAAGTACATATTTCGAATGCTCAAAATGTTTTAGTTGCACCTTTTGCCTATGGAAATTCATCGTCAAATGCAGCAGTTACCGGAACAGGTTTTTCCGGATCAACAATTTCAGGAACAGTCTCTGTTGTTGCTGATGCTCATGGTACGATCACAGTTGGTGGAATTACAACAACAAATGTTTTAAGAGTTAGAACTGAGTATGCAATAGTGGAGGATTTTGGCGGAGGATTATCCGAAACAATCAGTTTTGTGAAATACGCATGGTATAAACAAGGTCTTCGTGCACCATATATGCAGATTATGAACTATGATGCAACTGGAGATATTGCTACTATTAGTCAGAAATTTACTTTGGTAGCAAACGTTACAGTAGGAGTTGATGAACTTTCAAAACCAACATTAAGTTTTTCAGTGTTTCCAAATCCTGTAGGTGATACTGCTGAGATTGATATTACGATCGATCAGAATGCTGATATGGCTATTCGCTTAATGGATATTGCCGGAAAAGTTGTCATGACTGAGAAAACGTATTATACAAAAGGCACTCACCATTTATCTATGGATGTAAGTAATCTTCCTAAAGGCATTTACATTTTATCAATAAAAGGCGGAGCCACTGTTCGCGAAGAACAAATAGTGATCGCAGAATAA
- a CDS encoding T9SS type A sorting domain-containing protein yields MKRLYNKSSLLLVFLTLFISSGVFSQASLYTPYSFTTGGATAFPAGTSVSFGAVALQDENVIVLTPGFNFQCGGAVYSNFLVSTNGWVACIPSPAIPAYFATALPANSLSGYAGGTPLIAPMWDDIASTTFVWSVVGTDLYIRWNSKMPKTGAGGYSFGVKLSAAGAITFIYPTSVYNMSGAGANSASIGYSSGCGEFYSFTPTTATTATVSDATEFSNALSQIVTTISGTAGNPTVNVGSSAGIVNGLFIGGIGIAAGGATVANVVGNVVTASANNTAALSGNGYFYMRPNNIQYVLNPTMNANDLCANATSLGTITAACTYITSSNAHNTQTSASGPSCAVTDTGDVWFSFIKPLGVTAVTVTTAPLACPLAMTGTSVELYASCGGAALACATTSIANPTYGEVSASRPCAAETLYVRVTGDNNKYGKFQICAKIGSVSNLGFTCSSAQALCSLPISIPGNTAGAGNEYDSTNAVCHTISMNGEDFVYTYTPTANECVTINATTAGPSIGISVYNGCPDSTGGAATYCLRTAESITGSATITSVTMTAGVTYYIVIDSQSGSVSYTLNMSSGAGTPPNDLCGSATNLGTIASGVTCSYTTYTTACATPSPAVPNPAGVPAPTCVPNQVPRAFIDGVTGDVWIRFAAGYTGTLQIATVQSAVNPTANAAMAVYTGACAALTLVACDYNSGVNGMPLLSIPVNNAVTYYIRIWSENPEDAGQFDICFSSNCAPPNDLPCAAVNVPLGSTTSGYNTCAGITGEPLNAAQCVTGGTINTVWYSAVVPASGQIHVRTHPLTLTDTQIQGFTFASGCANAATTSVSRGCNDDGPNCSGGFQDFSDQNFTGLTPGDILYIAVDGTNSLTGSFEITFIDGTAPSFPPVPQQDCLGAQVICSTSNVTVADPGFRNYGNICDLATGTNTCWAVGERNSVWYTFTTSGTGKVKFDITTPSSTDIDFIIWDVTGVSNPCGLIQSSSLSNAGCSFAGALSSTGLMDPPLSGGYANSINVTGTRTFILLLNSYQNTINAGFGINWQGTPIAAAGTVAIWSGGTVAADTLFSCNTCWGDCGSAPTCGVDATVNPVSNLRQPCVTVNSSVRDITINAGATLRIKAGVTLSVCGNFTNNGTLICEPGSTVQFQLGSAIQTISGNFTGANSFANLTINKSAGYVILNNNIDVLENFTTSTNTSQFNINGKYMKVGGNFTNANGTATFLIANLGNSRVEFNGTANQNFTNTAGTFNLNRMIMNKPSGVLYLMGANSSINIDTTLTLTSGVVNTRNVAANYIFLKWINAGAVTGYNATSYVDGKLRRQIYNFGYDARGMLLDWPVGDVVKGYQLANILFAPGGPTPGVSYLTGSFDSWPGFPPASGPVASECLFATYDILNLSDNGYWTFTRAATANYNGTYTMSLNNNNFTPQGQGWTVVVSDLANSPSNPASWRLAGSCITTSTQNLTRRSGINAVPAAADFFDLYFSTAISDQPLPIELLYFDATKTDKFVVCKWETATEINNDYFVVERSDDGTIFENIGEVKGFGAGTTTTNRSYSFTDDDVCNTIRYYRLKQVDIDRKFTYSNIVAVNCKATGDGIIVYPNPAVQNITCEFYQAKEDVLEISILDVTGRVIKSETYNAQKGKNASIIQIDDLSKGAYYLQIRGVNDLDNVAKRQQQFFKN; encoded by the coding sequence ATGAAAAGATTATACAACAAATCTTCGCTACTTCTGGTTTTTCTAACTCTTTTCATTTCGTCTGGAGTTTTTTCCCAGGCTAGTTTGTACACACCGTATAGCTTTACCACTGGAGGAGCTACTGCTTTTCCTGCTGGGACAAGTGTAAGTTTTGGAGCTGTTGCTCTACAAGATGAAAATGTAATTGTACTTACACCTGGATTTAATTTTCAATGTGGTGGTGCAGTTTATAGTAATTTTCTTGTATCAACCAATGGTTGGGTTGCCTGTATTCCTTCCCCAGCTATTCCAGCTTATTTCGCCACTGCACTTCCTGCCAATAGTTTATCCGGCTATGCGGGTGGAACTCCTCTTATTGCGCCTATGTGGGATGATATTGCATCAACTACTTTTGTTTGGTCAGTTGTAGGAACAGATCTTTATATTCGTTGGAATTCAAAAATGCCAAAAACCGGTGCTGGTGGATATAGTTTCGGTGTCAAACTTTCTGCTGCCGGAGCCATTACATTTATCTATCCTACTTCCGTTTATAACATGAGTGGAGCCGGTGCTAACAGTGCTTCGATCGGTTATTCTTCCGGATGTGGAGAATTTTATTCATTTACACCTACTACTGCTACCACTGCAACTGTCAGTGATGCAACAGAATTCTCAAATGCTCTTTCACAAATAGTAACAACTATTTCAGGTACAGCAGGAAACCCAACAGTCAATGTAGGATCTTCTGCAGGTATTGTGAATGGATTATTCATTGGCGGTATAGGTATTGCTGCGGGAGGTGCAACAGTTGCAAATGTGGTTGGTAATGTGGTAACTGCATCTGCTAATAATACAGCTGCACTTTCAGGAAATGGATACTTCTACATGCGTCCGAATAACATTCAATATGTTTTGAATCCAACAATGAATGCAAATGATCTTTGTGCAAATGCAACTTCACTTGGAACAATTACTGCTGCCTGTACATATATCACTTCTTCTAATGCACACAATACTCAAACTTCAGCAAGTGGTCCTTCATGTGCAGTTACAGATACCGGAGATGTATGGTTCTCTTTTATAAAACCTCTTGGCGTTACTGCTGTTACTGTAACGACTGCTCCCTTAGCTTGTCCGTTAGCAATGACAGGTACAAGTGTTGAATTATATGCTTCATGTGGTGGTGCAGCTTTAGCTTGCGCTACTACAAGTATTGCTAATCCAACATATGGTGAAGTTAGCGCAAGTCGTCCTTGTGCTGCAGAAACATTATATGTTCGGGTTACAGGTGATAATAATAAATATGGTAAATTTCAGATATGTGCAAAGATCGGATCGGTAAGCAATTTAGGTTTTACCTGTAGTTCTGCCCAAGCCCTTTGTTCATTGCCTATTTCAATTCCGGGAAATACAGCCGGTGCAGGAAATGAATATGACAGTACGAATGCAGTGTGTCACACAATTTCAATGAATGGTGAAGATTTCGTTTACACGTATACACCAACTGCAAACGAATGTGTAACGATCAATGCGACTACAGCCGGTCCTTCAATCGGAATTTCTGTTTATAACGGATGTCCTGATTCAACAGGTGGTGCTGCAACTTATTGTCTTCGAACTGCTGAATCAATTACCGGATCAGCGACAATTACTTCTGTAACAATGACTGCCGGAGTGACCTATTATATCGTAATTGATAGCCAGTCAGGAAGCGTTTCATATACTTTAAACATGTCAAGTGGAGCCGGAACTCCGCCCAATGACCTTTGTGGTAGCGCAACTAATTTAGGTACTATTGCCAGTGGCGTTACTTGTTCTTATACAACTTACACGACTGCTTGTGCGACTCCTTCACCTGCTGTTCCAAATCCTGCAGGTGTTCCTGCTCCAACATGCGTGCCTAATCAGGTCCCAAGAGCATTCATCGATGGAGTAACCGGTGATGTATGGATCCGTTTTGCTGCAGGTTATACCGGTACGCTTCAGATTGCTACAGTACAAAGCGCAGTTAACCCTACAGCAAATGCCGCAATGGCTGTCTATACAGGAGCATGTGCCGCACTTACATTAGTTGCATGTGACTACAACTCCGGTGTGAATGGTATGCCATTGCTGAGTATTCCTGTAAATAACGCTGTGACTTATTATATTCGAATATGGTCTGAAAATCCTGAAGATGCTGGTCAATTTGATATTTGTTTTTCAAGTAACTGTGCTCCTCCAAATGATTTACCATGTGCAGCAGTAAACGTTCCTTTAGGAAGTACTACTTCAGGTTACAATACTTGTGCAGGTATTACCGGAGAGCCTTTAAATGCTGCTCAATGTGTAACGGGTGGTACAATCAATACTGTATGGTATAGTGCAGTTGTTCCGGCAAGTGGCCAGATCCACGTTCGTACACATCCACTGACATTAACTGATACTCAAATTCAAGGTTTTACTTTTGCTTCAGGTTGCGCAAATGCAGCTACAACTTCTGTTTCCCGCGGTTGTAATGATGACGGTCCAAATTGTTCTGGTGGATTCCAGGATTTTTCTGATCAGAATTTTACAGGCTTAACTCCCGGTGACATCTTATACATTGCTGTGGATGGAACAAATTCGTTAACAGGATCATTCGAGATCACATTTATTGATGGTACAGCCCCCTCTTTTCCTCCTGTCCCACAACAAGATTGTTTAGGTGCACAAGTAATTTGTAGTACCTCCAATGTAACAGTAGCAGATCCCGGATTTAGAAATTATGGAAATATTTGCGACTTGGCTACAGGAACAAATACTTGTTGGGCAGTAGGTGAACGAAATTCAGTTTGGTACACATTTACAACTTCTGGTACCGGCAAAGTTAAATTCGATATCACAACACCTTCTAGTACTGATATAGATTTTATTATTTGGGATGTAACTGGGGTGTCTAACCCTTGCGGATTAATTCAATCCTCTAGTCTTTCAAATGCGGGATGTAGTTTTGCAGGCGCACTTTCATCTACAGGACTTATGGACCCACCACTAAGCGGAGGTTATGCCAATTCAATTAATGTTACCGGAACCAGGACTTTTATTCTATTGTTAAATTCATATCAAAATACAATTAATGCCGGATTTGGAATTAACTGGCAAGGAACACCTATTGCTGCTGCCGGTACTGTTGCAATATGGAGCGGAGGAACAGTTGCCGCTGATACACTTTTCTCTTGTAATACATGTTGGGGTGATTGTGGTTCTGCACCTACTTGTGGTGTTGATGCTACAGTGAATCCGGTTTCCAATTTAAGACAACCTTGCGTTACTGTTAACTCAAGTGTACGAGATATTACAATCAATGCCGGTGCTACATTAAGAATTAAAGCCGGTGTCACTCTGAGTGTTTGTGGAAACTTTACAAACAACGGTACTTTAATCTGTGAGCCGGGATCAACAGTTCAATTCCAACTTGGTTCTGCCATACAAACTATTTCCGGTAATTTCACAGGAGCAAATTCTTTTGCAAACCTGACAATCAATAAAAGTGCAGGATATGTGATTCTGAATAATAACATTGATGTCTTAGAAAACTTCACTACTTCTACTAATACCAGTCAATTCAATATTAACGGTAAATACATGAAAGTTGGTGGTAACTTCACTAATGCAAATGGTACAGCAACATTCCTGATAGCGAATCTTGGTAATAGCCGTGTTGAATTCAATGGTACTGCAAATCAGAATTTCACAAATACTGCAGGAACATTTAATTTAAACAGAATGATCATGAATAAGCCATCAGGCGTTCTTTATCTGATGGGTGCAAATAGCTCTATTAACATTGATACTACACTTACACTTACCAGTGGTGTTGTAAATACAAGAAACGTTGCTGCTAATTATATCTTTCTGAAATGGATCAATGCAGGAGCTGTTACCGGTTACAATGCGACTAGTTATGTAGATGGTAAACTGAGAAGACAGATCTACAACTTCGGTTATGATGCGAGAGGTATGTTACTGGACTGGCCGGTTGGTGATGTTGTAAAAGGTTATCAACTTGCAAACATTTTATTTGCTCCGGGTGGTCCAACTCCTGGTGTCAGTTATCTGACCGGTAGTTTCGATTCATGGCCAGGCTTTCCTCCTGCCTCCGGTCCTGTAGCATCTGAATGTTTGTTTGCAACATATGATATTCTTAATCTTTCTGATAACGGTTACTGGACGTTTACAAGAGCAGCAACAGCTAATTACAACGGTACTTATACAATGTCCCTGAACAATAACAACTTTACACCTCAAGGACAGGGTTGGACAGTCGTTGTTTCAGATCTTGCTAATAGTCCATCTAATCCTGCTTCATGGAGACTGGCAGGTAGTTGCATAACAACCAGTACTCAAAATCTTACAAGAAGATCAGGTATCAATGCCGTTCCTGCTGCAGCAGATTTCTTTGACCTATACTTTTCAACAGCTATCTCTGATCAACCATTACCAATCGAATTGCTTTATTTCGATGCAACTAAAACTGACAAGTTTGTAGTTTGTAAATGGGAAACAGCAACGGAAATCAACAACGATTACTTTGTTGTTGAAAGAAGTGATGACGGTACAATATTTGAAAACATTGGAGAAGTAAAAGGCTTTGGTGCAGGAACAACAACTACAAACCGTTCATATTCTTTCACTGACGATGATGTTTGTAATACAATTAGATATTACAGATTGAAACAAGTAGATATAGACAGGAAGTTCACTTACTCAAATATCGTTGCCGTAAATTGTAAAGCTACAGGAGATGGAATTATCGTTTATCCGAATCCTGCAGTTCAGAATATCACTTGTGAATTCTATCAGGCTAAAGAGGATGTATTGGAAATTTCAATCCTTGATGTAACCGGAAGAGTTATCAAGAGTGAAACTTATAATGCACAGAAAGGAAAGAATGCTTCTATCATTCAGATCGATGATCTTTCTAAAGGAGCTTATTATCTTCAGATCCGTGGAGTAAACGATCTTGATAATGTGGCAAAAAGACAACAGCAATTCTTTAAAAACTAA
- a CDS encoding T9SS type A sorting domain-containing protein — protein sequence MVANDLCANATSLGTISGTCNYITASNAHNTKTAATGPTCAVADTGDVWFSFIKPAGVNGVTITTAPVTCPPAMTGTTVELYTSCGGTPVACSTTGTTFPTYGQLTAGRSCLVETLYVRVTGDNNKYGKFQICATTSSGPFTSLGTTCSDAQYICSLPFTQNGMTTAGAGNEYDSLNAQCHDPYLNGEDYVFAYSTGASPICIQVEVNSSGTNPSIFVYDGCPNSGTTHCIASTAGVTGIIQINSISLVPNTTYYILVDNNPLNATSNIPFDISITSLGTTVAYDPCSAAQNLGSIANNTPCAFSTFNTECAQATAAGTITVPPCGNFVDGLTPDVWLRFTPTFTGSLLVKTQVAAANPTSDAAMAIYSGANCGALTLIACDDNSAGSSMPLLSIPVTNGVTYFIRMWTVSPANTGNFDLCLSSACGPPNDVPCTAVYVPLGGTASGYNTCSGALNEPPNSAQCVVGGIVNTVWYKAVVPANGTMKIRTHPLTLTDTQIQAFTFSGGCANSATTYTSRGCNDDGPDCGVQSNQSYHDYSELVLTGLTVNDTVFIAVDGFNSQTGTFEITVIDGTVGALAPVYLQDCEYPYEVCGSTSIVVPDPGPLNFGNVCDFTTSYDCWANGERNSVWYKVTVNPGTLQFSINSVTDYDFIMWDITGVSNPCALIQTHSLASTRCNWTTSTGQTGISNTAPSFNWENSITSATQRSYLILIDNWNPPSFVTGFTLDWMGSPIASNPSSVNWSDSVDTNFTSVSNWGTAPCNASPSCTVDAYINASTFNRNPTINSTVSVRNVVINSGATLRLKANAVLEVCGDFTNNGTLIAEPGSVVKFIGTVNQFINGSVTGANAFYHLTVDKTAGTVLLNANTDIAGNFTTVTNTSKFNINNKVMKIGGNFTNANGVTTFLNTNYANSRVEFNGLNNQYFTNSAGAINLNRVTMNKPSGKLYLMGANSSIAVDSVLTLTSGIIDTRNLPALEIYLKWINAGAIVGYNAGSYIDGNLKRQIYNFGYDVRGMLLDWPVGDSISGYQLANILFSPAGPTPGVSYLIGSFNSWTGFPPAVGPTASECVFATYDAIPIFDHGYWTFRRATTANYNGNYKMTLYNNNYTNNTGVGWTIAVADLPSNVNAPASWRLTGSCVTTSLANNTQRIAINATASATNFFDLYFATVQSLTPLPIELLSFTAEPYEDNVLCKWVTASETNNDYFEVLRSTDGVDFKKIGIVYGYGAGTSTTNRSYQFIDDEECNSIRYYQLRQVDTDLKFTFSDIVAVNCNNKDNVIQLYPNPATDQLNITFYQFNKEEILIEYVDMLGKIVASENYSTTKGFNKIESSILNLPNGIYYLKIKSGNPKQEDRQIRFVKE from the coding sequence ATGGTTGCAAATGACCTCTGTGCAAATGCTACTTCACTTGGAACAATATCAGGTACCTGTAATTATATTACTGCTTCCAATGCTCACAATACTAAGACTGCTGCAACCGGTCCAACTTGTGCTGTAGCTGATACAGGAGATGTATGGTTCTCATTCATTAAACCTGCAGGAGTAAATGGTGTTACAATAACTACAGCTCCTGTTACTTGCCCGCCGGCTATGACAGGCACTACAGTTGAATTGTATACTTCATGCGGAGGTACACCCGTAGCCTGTAGTACAACAGGAACAACTTTTCCAACTTACGGACAACTTACAGCGGGTCGTTCTTGTCTGGTGGAAACACTTTATGTAAGAGTAACAGGTGACAATAATAAATATGGAAAATTTCAGATCTGTGCTACTACTTCTTCCGGTCCTTTTACTTCTCTGGGAACAACTTGTTCAGATGCACAATACATTTGCTCTCTTCCATTCACTCAGAATGGTATGACTACTGCAGGAGCAGGGAATGAATATGATAGTTTAAATGCACAATGTCATGATCCGTATCTCAATGGTGAAGATTATGTTTTTGCATATTCAACCGGTGCATCTCCAATATGTATTCAGGTTGAAGTGAACAGTTCCGGAACTAATCCAAGTATTTTTGTTTATGATGGATGTCCTAATTCAGGTACAACACATTGTATTGCTTCTACTGCCGGCGTCACAGGAATCATTCAGATCAATTCGATTTCATTAGTGCCAAATACTACATATTACATTCTCGTTGACAACAATCCTTTAAATGCAACATCCAACATTCCTTTCGATATATCCATTACTTCATTAGGAACAACAGTTGCTTATGACCCATGCAGTGCTGCACAAAACCTTGGCAGTATTGCGAATAATACTCCGTGTGCTTTTTCAACCTTCAATACTGAATGCGCACAGGCAACTGCAGCCGGAACAATCACTGTTCCGCCTTGTGGAAATTTCGTTGACGGTCTTACTCCTGATGTATGGTTACGATTCACTCCAACTTTCACAGGAAGTTTACTTGTAAAAACTCAGGTTGCAGCTGCTAATCCAACATCAGATGCAGCAATGGCAATTTATTCCGGAGCAAATTGTGGTGCACTTACACTCATTGCCTGCGATGATAACTCTGCAGGAAGTAGTATGCCTTTGCTTTCAATTCCGGTTACAAATGGTGTTACCTATTTCATAAGAATGTGGACTGTAAGTCCGGCCAACACAGGAAACTTCGATCTGTGTCTTTCCAGCGCCTGCGGCCCACCTAACGATGTTCCTTGTACAGCGGTCTATGTCCCTCTTGGCGGAACAGCTTCAGGTTATAATACTTGTTCAGGCGCATTGAATGAACCACCAAATTCGGCTCAATGTGTTGTTGGTGGTATTGTAAATACTGTCTGGTATAAAGCAGTTGTTCCCGCAAATGGAACAATGAAAATCCGGACTCATCCGCTTACTCTTACTGATACACAAATACAAGCCTTCACATTCAGTGGCGGTTGCGCAAATTCTGCAACTACTTACACCAGCAGAGGATGTAATGATGATGGTCCGGATTGCGGCGTTCAAAGCAATCAATCGTATCATGATTATTCAGAATTAGTTCTTACGGGACTAACCGTTAATGATACTGTGTTCATTGCTGTCGATGGATTCAACAGTCAGACAGGAACTTTTGAGATCACAGTTATCGACGGTACTGTCGGCGCGCTCGCTCCGGTTTATCTTCAGGATTGCGAATACCCATATGAAGTATGTGGTTCAACTAGTATTGTTGTACCTGATCCGGGTCCATTGAATTTCGGTAATGTCTGTGACTTTACAACAAGTTATGATTGCTGGGCCAATGGGGAAAGAAATTCCGTCTGGTATAAAGTGACTGTCAATCCCGGAACACTACAGTTCTCCATTAACTCTGTGACAGATTATGATTTTATTATGTGGGATATTACTGGAGTTTCGAATCCGTGCGCTTTAATTCAGACTCACTCTCTTGCTTCTACACGATGTAACTGGACAACTTCAACCGGACAGACAGGAATTTCCAATACTGCCCCATCATTCAACTGGGAAAATTCAATTACGAGTGCAACACAAAGATCTTATCTTATCTTAATTGATAACTGGAATCCACCAAGTTTTGTTACCGGCTTTACTCTTGACTGGATGGGATCGCCTATTGCTTCCAATCCATCTTCAGTGAACTGGTCAGATTCGGTTGATACCAACTTTACGTCTGTTTCAAATTGGGGAACAGCGCCTTGTAATGCTTCACCATCGTGTACAGTTGATGCTTACATTAATGCTTCAACATTTAACAGGAATCCGACGATCAATTCAACAGTATCGGTCCGGAATGTTGTGATCAATTCAGGTGCAACCCTGCGATTGAAAGCAAATGCTGTGTTAGAAGTTTGTGGTGATTTTACAAACAACGGTACACTTATAGCAGAACCCGGTTCAGTTGTAAAATTCATTGGAACAGTTAATCAATTTATCAATGGAAGCGTTACTGGCGCAAATGCTTTTTATCATCTTACTGTTGACAAAACAGCAGGAACAGTTTTATTAAATGCAAACACAGATATTGCCGGGAATTTTACGACAGTTACTAATACGTCTAAGTTCAACATCAATAATAAAGTAATGAAGATTGGTGGGAATTTCACAAATGCAAATGGTGTAACTACATTCCTCAATACTAATTACGCCAACAGCAGAGTTGAATTTAACGGTTTAAACAATCAATATTTTACTAATTCCGCAGGTGCGATCAATTTAAATCGTGTCACGATGAACAAGCCTTCAGGAAAACTCTATCTGATGGGGGCAAACAGTAGTATTGCAGTTGATTCGGTGTTGACGTTGACCAGCGGAATAATTGATACCAGAAATTTACCTGCACTTGAAATTTATTTGAAGTGGATCAATGCAGGTGCTATTGTTGGTTATAATGCCGGTTCATATATCGATGGAAATCTGAAGCGACAGATCTACAACTTCGGCTATGATGTTCGTGGAATGTTACTGGACTGGCCGGTAGGTGATTCGATCAGCGGGTATCAGCTTGCAAATATTCTTTTCTCTCCTGCAGGACCAACTCCGGGAGTTAGTTATCTGATCGGAAGCTTTAATTCATGGACCGGATTTCCACCTGCTGTCGGACCAACAGCCAGCGAATGTGTTTTTGCAACGTATGATGCAATTCCAATTTTTGACCATGGTTACTGGACATTCAGAAGAGCAACTACTGCAAACTATAATGGTAATTACAAAATGACTTTGTATAATAACAATTATACGAACAACACAGGGGTTGGCTGGACAATTGCAGTCGCAGACCTACCGTCGAATGTAAATGCTCCTGCCTCTTGGCGATTAACCGGAAGTTGTGTTACTACCAGTCTTGCAAACAATACTCAAAGAATTGCAATCAATGCAACAGCTTCTGCAACCAATTTCTTTGACCTTTATTTTGCAACTGTACAATCTCTTACTCCGCTTCCTATCGAATTACTTTCATTTACTGCAGAACCTTATGAAGATAATGTATTGTGCAAATGGGTAACAGCAAGCGAAACGAATAACGATTACTTTGAAGTTTTAAGAAGTACTGATGGTGTTGACTTCAAAAAAATTGGAATCGTTTACGGTTATGGTGCAGGAACATCGACTACTAACCGCAGTTATCAGTTTATAGATGACGAAGAATGTAATTCGATCCGTTACTACCAACTTAGACAGGTAGACACAGATCTTAAATTTACTTTCTCAGATATCGTTGCAGTTAACTGTAATAATAAAGACAATGTAATCCAGCTTTATCCAAACCCGGCTACAGATCAACTCAATATTACTTTCTATCAATTCAATAAAGAAGAAATATTGATTGAGTATGTTGACATGCTTGGTAAAATCGTTGCTTCAGAAAATTATTCAACGACCAAAGGATTTAATAAAATTGAATCTTCTATCCTTAATCTGCCGAATGGAATTTATTATCTGAAAATAAAATCAGGTAATCCAAAACAGGAAGACAGACAGATCAGATTTGTAAAAGAATAA